In Pyricularia oryzae 70-15 chromosome 2, whole genome shotgun sequence, one genomic interval encodes:
- a CDS encoding methylene-fatty-acyl-phospholipid synthase, with the protein MAPAPTPLGQLVDFSQESFVVSACAIAFNPLFWNIVARQEYHNKVLTRLFGGRSQTACYFLAATIFSLGIVRDLLYERALRDQPAHPLLDNDLATYIGYALIGCGNILVVSSTWQLGITGTFLGDYFGILMDHMVTGFPFNVTDAPMYYGSTMSFLGGALIYGKPAGVWLTAWVLMVYKVALSYENPFTSEIYAKRERERAAEKTELKKTR; encoded by the exons ATGGCGCCTGCTCCGACTCCCCTTGGCCAGCTGGTCGACTTCTCGCAGGAGAGTTTTGTTG TCTCGGCATGCGCGATCGCCTTTAACCCTCTTTTCTGGAA CATCGTCGCGAGACAGG AATACCACAACAAGGTTTTGACGCGCCTCTTCGGAGGCCGCAGCCAGACCGCGTGCTacttcctcgccgccaccaTCTTCTCCCTCGGCATCGTCCGCGACCTTTTGTACGAGCGCGCGCTGCGCGACCAGCCCGCACACCCGCTCCTCGACAATGACCTAGCGACATACATCGGATACGCCCTGATCGGGTGCGGCAACATCCTCGTTGTGTCGTCGACGTGGCAGCTGGGCATCACGGGCACGTTCCTGGGCGACTACTTTGGCATCCTGATGGATCACATGGTCACGGGCTTCCCGTTCAATGTTACCGATGCGCCCATGTATTACGGTAGCACCATGAGCTTCCTCGGAGGCGCTCTGATCTATGGCAAGCCGGCGGGCGTGTGGTTGACGGCTTGGGTGTTGATGGTGTACAAGGTTGCACTCTCGTACGAGAACCCTTTTACTTCGGAGATCTATGCCAAGAGGGAGCGGGAGCGGGCTGCCGAGAAGACGGAGCTGAAGAAGACTCGTTAA
- a CDS encoding malic acid transporter, with the protein MSTTEQYNRRKYNGEQEPDLEKQEQQQQQQIPQQQQPERQQQANGNNQPSSQPDSPPSPPESASFRDRIAHFTWPWFACTMSTGAIAVVLANTPNRFSGLQTIGSIFFILDLVLFVTFTAFMGLRAFWYPRRFLASLHHPTEGLFFGAYWVSAALILNATQSYGVPNCGPWLVEALRVLFWVYCAAVLIVGVGQYYVLFQKERLKITDAIPAWIFPIYPLLVIGTMAGTMIPSQPEDSQFRMWIAGVALQGLSWTVALMMYTLYTQRLMTSSLPAPPTRPGMYVSVGPAGYTSAGLISLGTQASSVVPEDTFNISNLPDGDIIRVIGVVSGLFIIIFAFWFFCITTIAVIAGSREMHFTLNWWAFIFPNAGLTLATIQAGSALSSPAINAIASAMTIILVIFWLLTAVFNIRAVWQGKVMWPGKDEDKDMWNLGWGKLSA; encoded by the exons ATGTCGACCACAGAGCAATACAACCGCAGAAAATACAATGGCGAGCAAGAGCCCGACCTCGAAAAGcaagaacaacaacagcagcagcagataccgcaacagcaacaaccgGAACGGCAACAGCAGGCAAATGGCAACAATCAACCAAGCTCGCAACCGGATTCTCCGCCTAGCCCTCCCGAAAGTGCTAGTTTCAGGGACAGGATCGCACATTTTACATGGCCATGGTTCGCGTGTACAATGTCCACTGGGGCAATAGCCGTAGTGCTAGCGAACACGCCAAACAGATTCAGTGGACTACAGACAATTGGTAGCATCTTTTTCATCCTCGACCTGGTCCTATTCGTCACATTCACCGCTTTCATGGGCCTGAGAGCGTTCTGGTATCCACGAAGATTCCTGGCCTCGTTGCATCATCCTACCGAAGGATTGTTCTTCGGAGCCTACTGGGTCTCGGCGGCGCTCATACTGAACGCCACGCAGTCTTACGGTGTCCCGAACTGCGGTCCATGGCTCGTCGAGGCACTGAGGGTCCTGTTCTGGGTGTATTGCGCCGCCGTCTTGATTGTCGGCGTTGGGCAGTACTATGTGCTTTTCCAGAAAGAGCGCTTGAAGATCACAGATGCAATCCCGGCCTGGATCTTTCCAATCTATCCACTACTCGTAATTGGGACCATGGCCGGAACGATGATTCCTTCTCAGCCAGAGGATTCTCAGTTCCGAATGTGGATCGCCGGTGTGGCGTTGCAGGGGCTGTCTTGGACAGTCGCCCTCATGATGTACACCCTGTACACTCAACGATTGATGACGAGCTCActgccggcgccgccgacaCGGCCTGGAATGTACGTCTcggttggcccggcaggttACACCAGCGCCGGGCTCATCTCCCTCGGGACGCAAGCCTCCAGTGTGGTACCCGAGGACACATTCAACATCAGCAATCTTCCCGACGGCGATATCATACGGGTGATAGGGGTAGTCAGTGGCCTCTTCATCATAATATTCGCCTTTTGGTTCTTCTGCATAACGACCATCGCCGTCATAGCCGGTAGTCGAGAGATGCACTTCACACTCAACTGGTGGGCT TTTATCTTTCCAAATGCCGGTCTCACACTTGCAACCATTCAGGCTGGTTCCGCATTGTCTAGCCCTGCTATCAACGCTATAGCAAGCGCCATGACTATCATCCTAGTAATTTTCTGGTTGCTCACTGCTGTCTTCAATATACGTGCGGTGTGGCAGGGCAAAGTAATGTGGCCTGGGAAGGACGAAGACAAAGACATGTGGAATCTGGGCTGGGGGAAGTTGAGTGCCTAA